The DNA sequence GCTGCATCATCCACCCTCCCATCTTTGCATAATGCTAACAGCAAGATATTATAGGTCACTATATTTGGGTGACAACCCTTATTTACCATTATTTCCAAGTATTCAATTGCTCTATCAATCTTATTTACATAACAAAACCCTTGAAGCAATGGATTGTAACTCCTGGGATTAGGCAAACAACCATGCTTAGGCATCATCTTCAATATATCAATGGCTTGGCCCAACAAGCCTTTTTGGCAGAGGAAACTAATCAAGATATTGAAAGTAACAACACTAGGGGAACAACCCTTACAAATCATGCCAGCAACTAGCCCCTTAGCATCCATCCATCTTCCCATGCTACACAAGCCACGCAAAATAATATTATGCGAGATTACATCAGGCTGACAACCATAGGAGGGCAAGTTACTTAACAATCTGATTGCTTCATCCAACCTACCTTCTTTGCAAATACCATTGATAATAACATTATATGTGACCACATCGGGTTTGCATCCTTTGCTTCTCATCTCATCAATCAACTTCATTGCCTGATCAACTCCAGATTCTCTACAAGTTGCATCAATCAATACAGTGTATGAAATCACATCTGGATGACACTCGCTTTGCAGCTGCCTGTTAAGAACTTCCATGGCTTGCTTCAGTTTCCCTCTACCACACAAACTACGAAAAATTGTATCGAAAGTAATGGCATTAGGAGCAACACTCATGCGATCCAAAACCCACAAGGCCTCCTCTATCGCCCCTGATTTGCAATAAGTATCAATCAAAATATTGTAACTGGTTAAATCAATAACACCACCAAactcctccaaaattttcatgatTCTCCTTGCCTTCTTGGTCCTGCCAACCTTGCAAAATTGGCAGACCAGAGCACTGCACGCATTGACATCAGGGATATTGCCATGTTTAATCATATGCTCTAAAAGCTTTAACCCTTCCTCCATTTCCCCATTTCTAACCAACATTTGCAGATGATTATTCTCAAATTCCTCAAAATTCAGGGAAGCACTAACACCATTTGGCAAGGATTCCTCCTCATTTGAATCCCCTTTCGGAAACTTTATAGAATGTTGTGAACTACCATTCAAACCAAAAGTTTCATATTTCAAAACAGCAGAAACACACCGATACCTTCTAGACCAACTGCTCTTAGATTTTCCAAACGCAGTAACACTGCTATCATCAGAGGAACATAGTGAATGAGATTTAACAGAGATATTACTTACTCCTAAATTGAATACAGAACTAGTGTTATCCAAAGTCCTACTTCTGGTGCTAcaatctcttgtgccatcctTAAGCAAATGCCCAAATGAGCAAAACT is a window from the Arachis hypogaea cultivar Tifrunner chromosome 17, arahy.Tifrunner.gnm2.J5K5, whole genome shotgun sequence genome containing:
- the LOC112765354 gene encoding uncharacterized protein, whose translation is MDLVASHKQFCSFGHLLKDGTRDCSTRSRTLDNTSSVFNLGVSNISVKSHSLCSSDDSSVTAFGKSKSSWSRRYRCVSAVLKYETFGLNGSSQHSIKFPKGDSNEEESLPNGVSASLNFEEFENNHLQMLVRNGEMEEGLKLLEHMIKHGNIPDVNACSALVCQFCKVGRTKKARRIMKILEEFGGVIDLTSYNILIDTYCKSGAIEEALWVLDRMSVAPNAITFDTIFRSLCGRGKLKQAMEVLNRQLQSECHPDVISYTVLIDATCRESGVDQAMKLIDEMRSKGCKPDVVTYNVIINGICKEGRLDEAIRLLSNLPSYGCQPDVISHNIILRGLCSMGRWMDAKGLVAGMICKGCSPSVVTFNILISFLCQKGLLGQAIDILKMMPKHGCLPNPRSYNPLLQGFCYVNKIDRAIEYLEIMVNKGCHPNIVTYNILLLALCKDGRVDDAAEIMNQLSCKGCSPSRVTYNIVIYGLLNVGKTENAMELFKEMCRKGLKPDKVSYNTLIDGLLKAGKTDLAMELFEKMRTRGPKPDTITYTSLVRGLSRKGKVREAIKFLHDLEALGFRPNVFFYNSVMKGLCKAQQTSAAIDFLARMTAKGCKPSEDTYKILVEGIACEGLVKEALGLLNVLCYGRFVRKSLAEKVAMNIYRIHQQLEQPLSVISQTYNLVNVAPSNKSTHTSSCLS